In Gracilimonas sp., a single window of DNA contains:
- a CDS encoding GIY-YIG nuclease family protein, whose amino-acid sequence MSGNYVFIVYTLYSPDHNKIYIGYTANLEQRLLSHNKLGKKGWTIKYRPWELVFTEEFETKKEALKREKQLKSAKGREYVWREVRKKYN is encoded by the coding sequence ATATCGGGGAATTATGTTTTTATTGTTTATACACTATACTCACCGGATCATAATAAGATCTACATTGGATATACTGCTAATCTGGAACAGCGTCTTTTATCGCACAATAAATTAGGCAAGAAAGGATGGACGATAAAATATCGTCCCTGGGAGTTGGTGTTCACTGAAGAGTTTGAAACCAAGAAAGAAGCTTTAAAAAGAGAAAAACAATTAAAGTCGGCAAAAGGACGAGAATATGTTTGGAGAGAAGTCCGGAAGAAATATAACTAA
- the rocD gene encoding ornithine--oxo-acid transaminase, with product MITSKKAIELENQYGAHNYHPLPVVLSKGEGVYVWDPEGTRYYDFLSAYSAVNQGHSHPKITKALTEQAQTLSLTSRAFYNNVLGEYEKYVTEYFGFDKVLPMNTGAEGVETAIKICRKWAYEKKGVPEQEAQIIVLENNFHGRTTTVISFSNDPDARKNFGPYTPGFIKIPYNDIDALQDALAQPNVAGFLVEPIQGEAGVVVPDDGYLSACAKLCKENNVLFIADEIQTGIARTGNLLACDHERVKPDMLILGKALSGGAYPVSAVLADDEIMEVIKPGQHGSTYGGNPLACKVAIAALEVVKDEKLAENAQKLGEIFRMEMQKLADESDLFLKVRGRGLLNAVIINDSPESDTAWRFCVALKDNGLLAKPTHGNIIRFAPPLVITEKQLMECVEIIRKTHSGFKK from the coding sequence ATGATCACAAGCAAAAAAGCCATTGAATTAGAAAATCAATACGGAGCACATAACTACCACCCCCTTCCGGTTGTGCTGTCCAAAGGTGAGGGCGTATATGTCTGGGATCCAGAGGGAACCCGGTATTATGATTTTCTCTCGGCATACTCGGCCGTAAACCAAGGTCACAGCCACCCTAAAATTACAAAAGCGCTAACCGAACAAGCTCAAACATTAAGCCTGACCTCTCGTGCCTTCTATAATAATGTGTTGGGCGAGTATGAAAAATACGTGACCGAATATTTTGGCTTTGATAAAGTTTTACCCATGAACACCGGAGCCGAAGGGGTAGAAACCGCAATCAAAATTTGCCGAAAATGGGCCTATGAGAAGAAAGGCGTTCCCGAACAGGAAGCTCAGATCATCGTGCTTGAAAACAACTTCCATGGACGCACTACCACTGTCATATCCTTTTCCAATGATCCTGATGCCCGCAAAAACTTTGGGCCTTACACTCCCGGCTTCATCAAGATCCCTTATAATGATATTGATGCCCTTCAAGACGCTTTAGCCCAACCAAATGTAGCCGGATTTCTGGTTGAACCTATTCAGGGAGAAGCCGGCGTTGTAGTACCGGACGATGGTTACCTTTCTGCCTGTGCAAAATTATGCAAAGAGAATAATGTCCTTTTTATTGCCGATGAGATACAAACCGGAATAGCCAGAACCGGAAACTTACTGGCCTGCGATCATGAAAGGGTTAAACCCGATATGCTTATTCTCGGTAAAGCTTTATCCGGAGGAGCCTACCCGGTTTCTGCGGTGTTGGCTGATGATGAAATTATGGAAGTCATAAAACCCGGTCAGCATGGCTCTACCTATGGCGGAAACCCCCTGGCTTGTAAAGTAGCGATAGCAGCGCTGGAAGTTGTCAAAGATGAGAAATTGGCGGAGAATGCTCAAAAGCTCGGAGAAATATTCAGGATGGAAATGCAGAAACTGGCAGATGAGTCTGATCTTTTTCTTAAAGTTCGTGGCCGTGGATTGCTAAACGCCGTCATCATTAACGATTCTCCGGAGAGTGATACCGCCTGGCGGTTTTGTGTGGCTTTAAAAGACAACGGACTCCTCGCCAAGCCTACTCACGGGAATATTATTCGCTTTGCCCCGCCCCTGGTTATTACAGAAAAGCAGCTTATGGAATGCGTGGAAATTATTCGAAAAACACATTCCGGCTTTAAAAAATAG
- a CDS encoding GWxTD domain-containing protein, with product MATRYYLILLLVLPIAIPACSNSYINKTERGDDFDYKPGFPELRIASTAYIDTTNKAHILVSGDIVYGSLIFSKKDDSLEADFSVIITVTEERNSQDLYIKESFRDTLRADTENVIYSQDVSKFERDYQIAAGNYTVEVLLIDNSSQKQITKTVTISVPDADNTDSAITNVSLLVKNSSIKNSGFTQATTYHIPSKFDSLKFQFQVINNSSQSAFNFQMRLLKFLSDTSIARPLNFRNYTPSSLPYVGIDYDKYNILESSVRSFGQQGNVIIEYNFQELPKGNYRLEVQSEDNPSGEIYKAIDFSIKSPNYPAVKTAHELAAPLYYIMDESEYDELMKMDDPQEMKNTIDRFWLSNIKNSITAKNVISLYYQRVEEANKLFSNFKAGWKTDPGIVYILFGPPLQMDSFPDEMTWYYSYNRYDPEKRFHFELSKIRSKYYPFYNYLLERSGDLFNPQLNQIRKWRSGAILQD from the coding sequence ATGGCAACAAGATATTATCTTATATTATTACTTGTCTTGCCGATAGCTATTCCCGCATGTTCCAATTCTTATATAAATAAAACAGAGCGGGGAGATGATTTTGATTATAAACCCGGTTTTCCGGAGCTAAGAATAGCTTCGACGGCATATATTGATACTACAAATAAGGCACATATATTAGTATCAGGTGATATTGTGTACGGCAGCCTTATTTTTTCAAAAAAAGATGATTCATTAGAAGCCGATTTTAGCGTAATCATTACTGTAACCGAGGAAAGGAATAGTCAAGACCTCTACATAAAAGAAAGTTTTCGCGATACACTAAGAGCTGACACTGAGAATGTAATTTATAGTCAGGACGTATCTAAGTTTGAAAGGGACTATCAAATTGCCGCCGGTAATTATACGGTGGAGGTTCTTTTAATCGACAATAGTTCCCAAAAACAAATAACAAAAACTGTCACTATATCGGTACCGGATGCAGATAATACTGATTCTGCCATTACTAATGTTTCGCTGCTTGTCAAAAACTCTTCCATAAAAAACTCAGGTTTTACACAAGCCACCACCTACCATATACCTTCAAAATTTGATTCATTAAAGTTTCAGTTTCAGGTAATCAATAACAGCTCACAATCCGCTTTTAACTTTCAAATGCGTTTGCTAAAATTCCTCAGCGACACCAGCATTGCCCGGCCCCTCAATTTCAGAAATTATACTCCATCAAGCTTGCCATATGTGGGTATAGACTATGATAAATATAATATTTTGGAATCCTCAGTACGATCTTTTGGTCAGCAGGGAAATGTTATCATTGAATATAATTTTCAAGAGCTGCCAAAAGGGAATTACCGGTTAGAGGTACAATCAGAGGATAATCCGTCCGGGGAAATCTACAAAGCAATAGATTTTAGTATAAAAAGCCCAAATTACCCGGCTGTTAAAACCGCTCATGAGCTAGCAGCTCCCCTCTATTATATCATGGATGAAAGTGAATACGATGAACTGATGAAAATGGATGACCCTCAGGAAATGAAAAACACCATTGATCGTTTTTGGTTGTCCAATATCAAAAACTCTATAACAGCCAAAAACGTCATTTCGCTGTATTACCAAAGGGTTGAAGAAGCCAATAAACTTTTTTCAAATTTTAAAGCAGGCTGGAAAACAGATCCCGGCATTGTTTACATATTGTTTGGCCCTCCCTTACAAATGGATTCGTTTCCCGATGAAATGACTTGGTATTATTCCTATAACCGTTATGATCCGGAGAAAAGGTTTCATTTTGAACTGTCAAAAATCAGATCTAAATATTACCCGTTTTATAATTATTTGCTTGAGCGGTCAGGTGATTTATTTAATCCTCAATTAAACCAAATCAGAAAATGGCGTTCCGGAGCAATTTTACAGGATTAA
- a CDS encoding SusC/RagA family TonB-linked outer membrane protein, with translation MFRKLLMMTLVLCATSTLAFAQNGVLTGKITSSETGEELTGVNIYIVELERGAATDINGDYTIENITPGDYNIRVSYVGFSNIEETITISSGDNERNFEMRPDVGLLDEIIVSGVGGETERKKLTVSVSKVDEAQLSRVPATSVSGSLAGKVSGVTIRNSSGQPGGASQIQLRGDNNLNTNSQPLIIVDGVILEGTMADINSEDIQNIEVVKGAAASSLYGSRAGNGVVVITTKRGNNLADGQIDVTVRNEVGIQQLENYIDLAMHHPFELAPDWQDYEGQYTKYAGVTYPGDYSGGYSGDVTGTRATKADGYMDNPFAITKDPQKEFFQNGTNYTNYVALATRVDKINIFSSFENNSQEGIIPETNGYDRQNFRINADWDITNRIKFSASNLIVRSTSNAPGGGGTIFFDIVLAEPDNQLKMEHPDGQPYYIRHNQWSNEENPFYNVYKQQRTENRQRFLGNYNLQVNFTDWLQYNGSYSIENNNTRYTEYDPFDTWEISGGGGLGIAYSEGGLYKYSSEEDSKTSQHKLTARQQFGDLFSRLTLSYLWEDRDYESFYANGNDFEIRDVPRFQAMPPANISAGSYMEDVAAENYFVIGSFDWDDKYLIDGMFRRDGSSLFGPDARWNNYYRISAAYRITEDFDIPGVDELKIRAAQGTAGIRPGFAWQYETFELSSGSASKEQLGNKNLKPSQTKETEFAINGTISSLVDFEFIYSQSTTTDQFLNVPLLPVAGFSSQWQNAGTIDSESFEVNVQSSLINKRDVSWDLGVTWSTSTQTITGLTVPPYQSGPGGVFYIREGEEYGAIYGYDWVKSLDVMANQLAAGETIDDYEINSDGYVIPAGTEGTVDETPIKLLDENGDDAYVQIGNGRPDWTAGISNTFRFKGFSAYVLLDIKKGGDVYNRKSQWLTRDSRNGIMDMGGVPDDEKKTLNYYQRFYDVNTNNAYWVEDAGYVKLREVSLSYDFSQDQLSTITGGALKGATISAIGRNLLTFTGYSGYDPEVGSIRSPYDGTGSYPNFRNMAVSLSLKF, from the coding sequence ATGTTTAGAAAGCTACTAATGATGACTCTTGTTTTGTGTGCTACTTCTACTTTAGCATTTGCACAAAATGGGGTCTTAACAGGAAAAATTACCAGTTCTGAAACTGGTGAGGAACTCACAGGAGTAAATATCTATATTGTTGAGCTTGAACGAGGTGCAGCAACAGATATTAATGGTGATTATACCATTGAAAACATCACTCCCGGTGACTACAACATTCGCGTAAGTTATGTTGGTTTCTCAAATATTGAAGAAACCATCACTATTTCTTCGGGTGACAATGAAAGAAATTTTGAAATGAGACCTGATGTTGGTCTTTTGGACGAAATCATCGTTTCAGGGGTAGGTGGTGAGACCGAACGTAAGAAACTGACGGTTTCAGTATCTAAGGTTGATGAAGCTCAGCTGAGCCGGGTACCTGCTACATCTGTTTCAGGATCTTTGGCCGGTAAGGTTTCCGGTGTAACCATTCGTAACTCAAGTGGACAGCCGGGTGGAGCCTCTCAAATTCAGCTCCGTGGTGACAATAACCTTAACACAAATTCTCAACCTCTCATTATTGTGGATGGAGTTATTCTTGAAGGAACCATGGCGGATATCAACTCGGAAGATATTCAGAATATTGAGGTAGTTAAAGGTGCGGCAGCATCTTCACTTTATGGATCGCGTGCAGGTAACGGGGTAGTTGTAATAACTACAAAGCGTGGAAATAATCTGGCTGACGGACAAATTGATGTTACCGTTCGAAATGAGGTTGGTATTCAGCAGTTGGAAAATTACATCGACTTGGCTATGCACCATCCATTTGAACTCGCTCCTGACTGGCAAGATTATGAAGGACAGTACACTAAGTATGCCGGCGTAACTTATCCCGGAGATTACTCTGGAGGATATAGCGGTGATGTTACTGGAACCAGGGCTACAAAAGCTGATGGTTATATGGATAATCCATTTGCTATTACTAAAGACCCGCAAAAGGAATTCTTCCAGAATGGAACGAATTATACCAATTACGTAGCTTTAGCTACACGAGTAGATAAGATCAATATTTTCAGTTCTTTTGAAAATAATTCTCAAGAAGGTATTATTCCTGAAACTAACGGTTATGATCGGCAAAATTTCCGTATAAATGCTGACTGGGATATTACAAACCGTATCAAATTCTCAGCATCGAATTTGATTGTTCGATCTACTTCGAATGCTCCGGGCGGAGGTGGAACCATTTTCTTTGATATTGTTCTTGCGGAGCCTGACAATCAACTTAAAATGGAACATCCTGACGGACAACCATATTACATCCGTCATAATCAATGGAGTAATGAGGAAAACCCATTTTATAATGTGTACAAGCAGCAAAGAACGGAAAATCGACAACGGTTTTTAGGTAACTATAATCTGCAAGTGAATTTTACAGATTGGTTACAGTATAATGGTTCTTATTCTATTGAGAATAACAATACCAGATATACTGAGTATGATCCTTTTGATACCTGGGAAATTTCCGGTGGCGGAGGATTGGGAATAGCTTATTCTGAGGGAGGTTTATACAAGTATTCCAGTGAAGAAGACTCTAAAACTTCACAGCATAAGCTAACTGCCCGTCAGCAATTCGGTGACTTATTTTCACGCTTAACACTGAGTTATCTGTGGGAAGACAGGGATTATGAGTCTTTCTATGCTAATGGAAATGATTTTGAAATCCGTGATGTACCCCGATTTCAAGCAATGCCACCTGCTAACATTAGTGCTGGTTCTTATATGGAAGATGTGGCAGCTGAAAATTATTTTGTGATTGGATCTTTTGATTGGGATGATAAATATCTTATAGATGGTATGTTCCGACGTGACGGATCTTCTTTATTTGGTCCTGACGCCCGTTGGAATAATTACTATCGTATATCTGCTGCATATCGAATTACTGAGGATTTTGATATTCCCGGCGTAGACGAGCTGAAGATTCGTGCCGCCCAGGGAACGGCCGGTATTCGTCCGGGCTTCGCATGGCAGTACGAAACATTTGAATTATCAAGTGGTAGTGCTTCTAAAGAACAGTTAGGTAATAAAAACCTCAAGCCTTCTCAGACCAAGGAAACTGAATTTGCCATTAACGGTACAATTTCCAGCCTGGTAGATTTTGAATTTATTTACTCTCAGTCTACCACAACAGATCAGTTCCTAAATGTGCCTCTGCTTCCTGTGGCCGGTTTTAGTTCACAATGGCAGAATGCAGGTACCATTGATTCTGAGTCTTTTGAAGTGAATGTACAGTCTTCACTCATAAACAAACGTGATGTAAGCTGGGATTTAGGCGTTACATGGTCTACCTCTACTCAAACTATTACAGGTTTAACGGTACCTCCCTACCAAAGCGGACCGGGCGGTGTATTCTATATTCGTGAAGGCGAGGAGTACGGAGCCATTTATGGGTATGACTGGGTGAAATCTCTCGACGTAATGGCTAATCAGTTAGCTGCCGGAGAAACTATTGATGATTATGAAATTAATAGTGACGGTTATGTGATCCCTGCCGGAACGGAAGGAACCGTTGATGAAACACCTATTAAGCTTCTGGATGAAAACGGAGATGATGCCTATGTTCAGATTGGTAATGGTCGTCCGGACTGGACAGCCGGTATCTCAAATACATTCCGGTTTAAAGGATTTTCAGCCTATGTGTTGCTGGATATCAAGAAAGGCGGAGATGTGTACAACCGTAAGAGCCAGTGGTTAACCCGTGACAGCCGTAATGGCATCATGGACATGGGCGGTGTGCCGGATGATGAGAAGAAAACCCTTAACTATTATCAGCGCTTTTATGATGTGAACACAAATAACGCGTACTGGGTAGAAGATGCCGGGTATGTTAAGCTTCGTGAAGTATCGTTGAGCTATGACTTCTCTCAAGATCAGTTATCTACTATAACCGGTGGTGCTCTAAAAGGAGCGACAATTTCTGCAATAGGCCGTAACTTGCTGACTTTTACCGGTTACTCCGGTTACGACCCTGAAGTCGGCTCTATTCGAAGCCCGTATGACGGAACCGGAAGCTATCCGAATTTCCGGAACATGGCAGTGTCATTGTCTCTAAAATTTTAA
- a CDS encoding Calx-beta domain-containing protein, protein MKLKILIALLIPLLFVSCDDLFDKGDVEKTYDGPAQLEFKTLQQEVDQADGSFDVTIQLIGEQRDADLNVSFTVDGSSTAVEGTHYTLNGTSATIAAGTSSASITIDLIDGAQAAGEEETLILNLQDSGDVTAAPNLDQATIFIQGS, encoded by the coding sequence ATGAAACTTAAAATACTTATAGCATTACTTATTCCGCTTTTGTTTGTCAGTTGTGATGACTTATTTGACAAAGGCGATGTAGAGAAAACATACGACGGACCGGCTCAGCTTGAATTCAAAACGCTTCAGCAAGAAGTGGATCAGGCTGATGGTTCATTCGATGTAACCATTCAGTTAATTGGCGAGCAGAGGGATGCTGACCTTAACGTTAGCTTCACTGTAGATGGTTCTTCTACTGCCGTAGAAGGTACTCACTACACCCTGAACGGTACTTCAGCTACTATTGCTGCCGGTACCAGCTCTGCTTCCATTACTATCGATCTGATCGATGGTGCGCAGGCTGCAGGTGAAGAAGAGACCCTGATCCTTAACTTACAGGATTCAGGCGATGTAACCGCTGCTCCTAACTTGGATCAGGCCACTATATTTATCCAGGGATCATAA
- a CDS encoding RagB/SusD family nutrient uptake outer membrane protein, which yields MKKFKILKYALVATLFVGFTGCDSLLNEVEPSTSVSAEVVLTSEEGVDALRASMYSKIHESFDFTTEYFVAPSAFTDETRNRPGSTRFQALTLATGTSGGTTHLDNWGLYEIIQDANLIIGAVEPDVFDDPATLDLYRGEALTLRAFAMHTMVRVYGYEPGNFGQGELEANWDAGIIIRTEPTLDLSDADLRPRSSVDDVYTQILNDLSTAKTLLSGVNSDNRYVTEAFVDGLTARVNLYAGNWAEAATAAQNAINNFPGALETTATGVANMFDENEGNHPEALFKIVINPDTEGGGFGNNGPATYTADGFLAQLPTQFLIDKYAAGDHRLGWYEDCTTTQLNPLTSPTGCDQVNTNGWAIVKFGGEKGNSVDDMPMMRLSEMYLIRAEALAKDANSPAAGVTPLQTLRDARNTGAVPAAALADLQAFEDEILDERMRELGVEGHRFFDLKRLGRDIRNPDGSIKMRADSYRILAGLGSGLLNVNDQLVENPGYE from the coding sequence ATGAAGAAATTTAAAATACTTAAATACGCACTAGTCGCGACTCTATTCGTAGGGTTTACCGGCTGTGACAGTTTGTTAAACGAAGTGGAACCTTCCACCTCGGTTTCAGCTGAGGTAGTACTTACCAGTGAAGAAGGTGTTGACGCCCTGAGAGCATCCATGTATTCTAAAATACATGAAAGTTTCGATTTCACGACTGAGTACTTTGTTGCTCCAAGCGCATTCACAGATGAAACACGTAACCGACCGGGCTCTACCCGTTTCCAGGCCTTAACACTGGCTACTGGTACAAGTGGGGGTACAACTCACCTGGATAACTGGGGTCTGTATGAAATCATACAGGATGCCAACCTTATTATAGGTGCAGTTGAGCCTGACGTTTTCGATGATCCGGCGACTCTTGATCTATACAGAGGAGAAGCCCTGACATTGCGCGCTTTTGCCATGCATACCATGGTTAGAGTATACGGCTATGAGCCGGGTAACTTTGGACAAGGTGAGCTTGAAGCTAACTGGGATGCAGGTATCATCATCCGTACTGAACCTACACTGGATCTTTCAGACGCAGATCTGAGACCACGTAGCTCAGTAGATGATGTATACACCCAAATCCTGAATGATCTGAGTACTGCCAAGACGCTCCTTTCCGGTGTTAATTCAGACAACCGTTATGTAACCGAGGCATTCGTTGATGGTTTAACCGCACGAGTAAACCTTTATGCGGGTAACTGGGCTGAAGCAGCAACTGCCGCTCAGAATGCTATCAATAACTTCCCGGGTGCATTGGAGACTACCGCAACAGGTGTTGCCAATATGTTCGATGAAAACGAAGGAAACCATCCGGAAGCTTTGTTTAAAATCGTAATTAACCCGGATACGGAAGGCGGAGGATTTGGAAACAACGGACCAGCCACTTACACGGCTGACGGTTTCCTTGCTCAGCTTCCTACTCAGTTCCTGATAGACAAGTATGCTGCAGGCGACCATCGCTTAGGTTGGTATGAAGACTGTACAACTACACAGTTGAATCCTTTGACCTCACCAACCGGTTGTGACCAGGTAAACACAAATGGCTGGGCGATTGTTAAGTTTGGCGGTGAAAAAGGTAACTCAGTTGATGATATGCCAATGATGAGACTTTCAGAAATGTACCTCATCCGTGCAGAAGCGTTAGCGAAAGATGCCAACAGCCCGGCTGCCGGTGTAACTCCACTTCAGACTCTTAGAGATGCCAGAAACACAGGTGCTGTTCCTGCTGCTGCTCTTGCAGATCTTCAGGCATTTGAAGACGAGATCTTGGATGAAAGAATGAGAGAATTAGGCGTTGAAGGACACCGGTTCTTTGATCTTAAGCGATTAGGCCGTGATATCAGAAATCCTGATGGATCAATTAAAATGCGTGCAGATTCATACAGAATTCTTGCCGGTCTTGGATCAGGTTTGCTAAACGTTAACGACCAGCTGGTTGAAAACCCTGGTTACGAATAA